TTGAAAAAGCGTATTGATGTGCAAATTGAAGTGAAAAAACACAGTGGTTTAGGGGTCAGTGAATTAGCTGATTGTTATCGCTATCTCGACAATTAAGTTTATGGGTTGTATCGCCGCGCTTTGTCGGCATAAATTTCGATTCTAAGTTTACAGTTGATAAGGACTCGATATTTTCTGTTGTTATTTGATATTTTTTTGCTGTATTTTCCATAAAACCGTTGTTTTTAAGCTGCTTCAGTGAAAGTTCAAGTTTCGGGATTAACTCGGCGTGTTTTTTATTCAGGTAAGTAAAAAGATGAAATGAATCTACCGCCGGTTTATGTATCATTAATTTACTGCGTAATTCTGGTGATTGGTCTAACAGGCTATTTGCCACAGAGGAAAACATAATGGCAGAATTTACTCGTTTGTTCGCGACCATTTTTAATACATTAGTATTGGAAGAAACTGCAATACGATTTTCTGGATTAAGATGCTTTCTAACCGTTTTTGAGCCGCGTAAAAAGGCAACACTTCCTTGGTTGACTGTTGTCCATGTAATCGGCTGATCGATGTTTTTATTCGCTAAGGTAATCATGACAATTTCTGTTAATACCAGAGGCTCATTAACCAGTAAATAATTTGAGCTATCAATATCTGAGATCTCTTTAAAGTTTATCACACGAGAAAGATCGCCATCAATACGACCACTATTGACTTGCGAGATAACTCTATTACCTGGTATTTGAATGGTTTGCACTTTAATTGAGTAAGGCTTTAGCGCTTCTTGAATCAATTCATGTAAATATAAGCTTAAAGGAGGCGGAGTATGTGTAGCAAAGACTAACTTTTCTCCTGCTAATGTAGGCAAGGAAGTCAATATCATCATAAAGACAACAACAGAGTTGAAAAAAATCTTTATGTTTAGGTACTTCATATATCCCTATCCTCAAATAGTGATGTTCTTTCAATCATACTGCTTAATTTTTTACTGTGAGTTTTGAGTGATAAATTTAGTTGCTAGATAACTGCTAATGTAATTGAAATATAAAAATTACCGTACACGCTAGATATACATAATTTACAGTTTTCGCAGCTAATGTTTATAGGCTAACTTTTTAACTGGGAGCAGCGTTAAAAATATCGCTTCGAACTAGTGGTTAATAATTTATAAAAATAATACTCATCAAACAAAGTTCAGTAACAAAACTATTTTGGCACTAGATATAGTTTTTGGCA
The Colwellia sp. Arc7-D genome window above contains:
- a CDS encoding transporter substrate-binding domain-containing protein, with product MKYLNIKIFFNSVVVFMMILTSLPTLAGEKLVFATHTPPPLSLYLHELIQEALKPYSIKVQTIQIPGNRVISQVNSGRIDGDLSRVINFKEISDIDSSNYLLVNEPLVLTEIVMITLANKNIDQPITWTTVNQGSVAFLRGSKTVRKHLNPENRIAVSSNTNVLKMVANKRVNSAIMFSSVANSLLDQSPELRSKLMIHKPAVDSFHLFTYLNKKHAELIPKLELSLKQLKNNGFMENTAKKYQITTENIESLSTVNLESKFMPTKRGDTTHKLNCRDSDNNQLIH